The following is a genomic window from Anser cygnoides isolate HZ-2024a breed goose chromosome 33, Taihu_goose_T2T_genome, whole genome shotgun sequence.
TCCTCTTTGGGACTGCAGGGTGCGAGGACAGGGCTGTGCCTGCCGGAGGAGAGCTGCGGCTGCTGCCCAAGGAACCGCCACCAGCGTGGGAAGCGTTGGAATGGAGAGTGGCACTGGCTTCAGGAACCCAGCTGGTCATCGTGAGGGCTTCAAAGGATAAAATCCAAGTTTTAAAGGGTCCTTTTTCTGGGAGAGCCACCTTCCTCCCGGCGACCCTCTCCCTGAGCATCAGCCCGGTCACCCAGGCAGACAGCGGCAACTACTCTGCAGAGTTTGATACTGAATCTGGCTTCATTCCTCATCAGCGGTTCTGCGTGTCAGTGTGGGGTGAGTGGCTGCCCCCCCCactctgtcccccccccacctcccccagcccctctcaccCCCCTGTCCTCACAGAGACCGTCGGCCGGCCAAACCTGGAGGTGCgcgtgctgcagcaggagcagggccggTGCAACATCTCGCTGCTCTGCTCCGTGCCCGGTGCTGCCAACGTCTCCTACAGCTGGTCCCACGATGGGGCTCCCCTGGGGCACGGGAACGTGCTGCCGGTGCATGGGGACTCCGAGCCCAGGACCTACGTCTGTAACGCGAGCAACCCGGCCAGCTGGAGCATGGCCAGCATCGACACCAAGACGGTCTGCTTCCCTTCGCCCACAGGTAATTTGCCCTCGGCTCCAACAAAGCTGGCTTTGGGGGTGCACCAGCTGCACTGCTCCGGTCTCCGGGACCTTCAACTCCCCAGTGAAACTCCAGAGGGTgtcatgctgctgctgggctaAAATGTGCCCAGCTTCCCCTGCTGGGAGTGGAACGGTGACTGCTGGGCGCGGGAGATGTACATCGGGGCTGAGGTTTCctgggcaggtgctgagctgtgGCACTGATGGGGACGGTGCTTCAGAAACGTCCAGGCTCTGTCCCACGTCTCCCTTCTGCCCTCATTCTTCTCAGTGTCTTCCATCCTGGGGTGGGCAGTGGCCGTGCCGCTGGTGCTGGCTGTCTCCATCGTCGCCTTTGTtgcctgctggtgctggaggaagCGACGGAAGGACAGCTCGGCAGGTTTGACCCCGGGGCTGGCGCGGGGATTTGGCTCTGCAGCTTCCGCGCTCCTGCTAACGCTCTCGGTGCTGGCCCTCGGCCACCCGTCCCTCCTGGGCTGACGTGGGAGCGGCCACCAagcccctggctctgcagggtgCTCCTTGGGGACGGGCTGAGTCCTGTCCCAGCGCCGTGCCCAAACccagtggcagcactggagcCTTCACCCCATGGGGTCCTGGGGACTATTTGGGTTGTGGTCAATGTTAGCTCTATTCAGAGGAGGAACAAAACCTCCAGACTGCCGAGGGATGCCTTTctccctctgctttgctttactCGAGTGCTTCCCAGGGGATGAATCCCCCCAGCATGGGGGCTGCAACCGCTCATCCCTCGCTCTGACCCTTCAAGCTCCCCCAGAACACGTCGAGCCATCGCTGACTGTCTATGAGGAAGTGGGCAAAGTCCAAGCTGGCCAAGACCTTGTGAGTGTTGGGGGCGTCCCtgggagccccctccccacgtgGGGAGCATCGGTTTGGAAGTGTCTGTCACCCTGGGCTGCGTCCTTTAACCAGCCTGGGGCTGCTTTCTCCtgcagaacaggaacagggaggCCAATGCAGTAGGAAACACTATCTACGCCGTGGTCTCCACCAAAGCACAGGTGGGGCTCCAACCCAGGGGAGGGAACCTGGGTGGTCCCCTGGGCAGAGGGCTGCCCCTTTTGCCCATAACTTGCTTTTCATCTCACGTTTTCACTGTTTTGCCCTGGCAGGGGCCCAGAACCTTTCAGGAGCCCCAAACCTGCACCATCTACTCCACTATTCAAGCTACCAAGAAGGTGAGCTTTCCCTGCTGTGACTCCAGCCCATTTGCAATGGCAGAGAAACCCAAATCCTCCCCACAAGCTGAAGGCATCGGTGCTCGGTGGGGTCTGGTACCCCCCGGTGCTCCTGAAATGTCCTCAGGGACCTTTGGTGGGGCAGCAGCCACCCACTGTCCCTAACGGCGGgtcctttctctgctctgcagtcCCCTTCCATCAGGAGGAAGAAGCTGGATCCAGCTCTGGTCTGCACTGCCTACACAGAGGTAAAATgggccccggccccgtgggGAGAGGAGCCCCACGCGTCTCCTCTCCAAGTTCCgctctgcagcttctgctgctggaaTCTGGGTGACTTTGGGGGTGTTTTTCGGTGACTAACGAAAGCCCCACGTCACCCTCGCCGTGAGGGGCTGTAAATGCCATTGTGGGGGACCCGAAGCGACACCCACCAGTCCCTGCTGGGCTAAAACTCCCCCCTTTTCCTTGCAGCCTACGGTGCCTTTGAAACACTGGAGTCCCCCCCCGCGGAGCTTGTCCCTGTCTCCTGTGGACCACCACCTCTCCTAGCCCCTGGCCATTTTGGCAAGACCTCTTCTTCTCCTGGAGCCAGCACCCGCGGGGCAGCACccgcagggagctggggattTGCTCAAGACGAGAACATCCAGAAATGGGGTTTTACAAGGACTGCAAACCCAAACTGCGCCTTGGAGGCTTTGCTGCAAGGGAAGGGGGACAGGCTGGGTGGTTGAAGCTTGTCTTTGGAGGAGACGGCTTTGAAATCTGGACTGTGCGTCGGTGGGAGCTGAGGACGCCTGATGTGTGTTAGTGCCAGTgtatgagcttttttttttttttttttagtttttgacAGATCCAATACACCTTgtgaattcatttttaagtgtGAATAGAAGCCGAACTGCAAGAGGCAATTGTGGGGCTGGTTTAATTAGCTTAATTGACTATTTATAGCCTGAAATGTAActtggagggggaaggaggggggggcggATCACCTTGCTCTGGGATTGGGAGCCTCTGAAGCCAATGCTGAGGAACTTGGAAAAGTTTCTGCTGTGTGAActggggtggccctggggaTGGTTTCAGGGCAGGAGCATGATGCTGGGCATGGCCTCGAGCACCCGGAGCCATCCTGTGTCCAGCAATGCCCCCATGTCCCTTCCCACTGAAGTTATCCTATGGCACGAGTCGCtctgggagaagggaggggaggaggaagaggggctCTGGCTTCAAACATCTCACCAAAGGCAAGATCAAGGGATTTTATttggaattaaaattaaatgcgCCACTTTGATGGAAGCTTTCTCCTGAtggtgctgcctgctcccctcTCGTCTGATTCCCTGCATCAAAATATCTTTGTGTCTGCTCTCTGTGAAAGGAGCACTAATGGGGATCGTTAatggggagctgtgctgggggggtgctgggggggagctGGCTGTCACAGCAAGGAAACCTGGGGGGCAGGCGCTGCCCGTCGGGGCTCAGGCACTGCCGTGCCGCTGCCGCCGATCGGTGCCAGCCCGCGCCCTGTCTTCTGCACTTCAAGGCATGCAGGTGTGAGCGGAATACTTCTCACGCTAAATGCAGGTGaatgcaaatgcaaacaaacataAGGAgacttttcttatttctttttggtGAATAATAACCCTTCCAATGGCATAAATCCCAACCCACTCTCTCTTCGGCCACGGGAGGTAAGTCTGGGCTGTGCCTGGCTGTGTTgttggggctgggagctgcaacCCACACACACAGCAGCGTGGGCATTGATGGAGAAGCCGGGGCAGAAACTTCAGGCACGTGGAaggggctgaggctgctgccCATCAGCAGGGGCTGATGTAGGAGATGCATCTCCTTTTGCAGAAGGGACTGGCCCCAAAGGCAGGGTCCCCGTGCTCCTAATGAGCAGAATCAGCTGAGGGTGCCAGTTCTGAGCTGCACCCATCAGCCCAAGCCATGCTCCATCATGGTAATTTTCCCCTAATGGCCATGCTTTGCACGTGGGGGGTGACTTGCAGCACCCAGGCTGCAGCTTGCACGGTGACAGCACAGTTTGATCCCCACTTCTGCCAGTTCCCACTGGTGTGCGTTGAGCCGGTGATGcgcagccctgctgtgcccggggacggggacagcacTGCCCGTCTGGCTGCAGCAATGTGTGCGCTGGCACGTTCATAGGAACACCTCTTGCTGGCATCGCATCTTCTCACGGATGGGTGTGAACTGTGGGGGGCTGAAATTAAACTGGGTCGGGTCTCAGTGGGTGCTGCTATCGCCCTTCCTTCACAGGTGGGAAGGTGCCAGTGTTTGGTTGCCCCCAGCACAGGACTTCACTGCCCTTTGCCCCcaaaagaatcatagaatcatagaatatcccgagttggaagggacccgtaaggatcatccattccagctcctggcaccgcacaggtctacccaaaattttagaccgtgtgactaagtgcacagtccaaatgcttcttaagttcagacaggcttggtgcagtgattACTTTGAATGGGGAGCCTCTTCCAGTGTGCAAACACCCTCTCGACCTCACCTCTTTCTGATGtctagcctgaacctcccccGCCTCAGCTTGACTGCCGCCCTCTGGCTCTCCCAGGCAAGGCTGGAGGACCcgaaagaggaagaaagggtgCGGTCTTTATTCTTCGCCCTAACATACTTCCTTGaccggggagctgggggtttggggggcttctGCACTGGGGGTGTCTGAGACACTCGGCCATGTGAGTTTCAGCGAGAATTTTGCGCGCCAAAATGCGGTGAAGATGGCGGTGGGGCTTGCAGCGGGGCTCCTCTTCATCTCTATTGTGCAAGGTAacattggggtgggggggggcggtgggggttCTCCAGGGCAAGGGTGCTGGGTGGGCTGTGatgccgggcggggggcggatggtgctggggatggcagcggcggtggtggtggtggtgggcacTGGGGGGGTGCCCGTGGATTGCCCATCCTACATGAGCCTTCCCCATCCTCACTGTTTTCCCCAGCAATTCCCATCCCTAAGCTGTGACCTGTGGGGACACCCCAGTGTCCGTCTTGCTCCCCATGGGGCACCCCGGTGTCCCACCAAGCTGGGGGGCAAGGGGCTGCCGAGCGAGCTATGAAGGGGGGCGGAAAGTAGAAGCAAAAGTGGAAGCAAAAATGTCAGCGGCAGAGCTCGGCATGAAGCCGTGCCTCACAAGATGCTCCCAGGGTTGAGAAAAGGGAAGGCACGGATGTGTACGGACACGGGGGCAGGCAACTGGAGCGTGGCCCTGCAGGGGAGGacggggggcttggggctgaTGGTCAGCCAGCCCAGGAGCCAGCCAAAATGGCTGTCCCGAACCCTGGGGTGTGGAAGAAATGGCTGTCCTGCAGTCATCGGCATCAGCACGGCCTCGCCCCAAGCTCCTTGTGTAGTTCTGGGCTCGGCACCATACGAAGGACGTGAAAATATCAGAATGGGCCCAAAGGAGGACAACGGGAGAGTGGGAAGGACCAGAGGGCGCGATGTGTGAGGTTTGCGTAGCCCTGAGAGGAGCAGGAtgaggggaggcctcacggtggcctgcagcttcctcatgagggcAGCACCGACGCAGGCcctggtctcttctccctggcGACAGGATGTGaggaaatggggctgggggcagccagaCTGGCTATTAGGGAAGACTTCACTGTGGTCAGGCCCTGGAAGAAGCTCCCGGGGCTGTGGGCATGGCCCCAAGACAGTTGATGCTCAAGTATGTGGACAGCACTCTTGGATATATGCCGTGACTCCACCCTCTGTGGAGGCAGGAGTCAGGCCGATGAGCCTCAGGGATGTTCCCACCATGGGGCACTGCATAGAAACGTTTATGTTGGaaaagaatcacaaaatcattaaggttggaaaagccctccaagatcacctggtccaaccacccccctaccaccaatgtcacccactaaaccatgtccccaagcaccgcgtccaacctttccttgaacacgcccaggggtggtgactccaccacctcccaggGCAAAGAGCACCGTGGCCACCAGGTCCAACCATTACCCTAGCGCTGCCAGGTCTGCCATGAGACCACGTCCCTGAGCACCACACCAGATATGTCCAGGAATGGTGACCCAgccgcttccctgggcagccttttCCGATGCCTCACAGCCCCGGGGGCTACAAAGGTGGCTGAGGCAAGGGGCTGCCCCCGTCCCCTCCGAGCCATGTCTGGTAGCACAACTCTCTGCTCTCCCCACAGCAAGGGTGCAGGTGGCCTCGCCACAGGCAGTAGGGGTCGTGGGAGGGGTGGTGTACCTCAGCCCCCCGCCGAACAGCCAGAAGACCACCTACCACCAAAGCCACTGGCGCTGCGGCAGCTCCCTGAAGGTCGCCATCCACGAGAACGGGAAGGAGGTCCGGTACCCCAATGGCCCTTTCAAGGGTCGCCTGCAGCTCTTCTCCAACAATACGCTGAAGATCAGCAGCTTGCAGAAAAATGACAGCAACATCTACTGGGTGTACCTGGAGGATGAGGTGGGCAAGGAGCACACCGGCAGCATCTACCTGAAGGTGTATGGTGAGCCTGGGGGGGCGGTGGTCCTGGcaccctgctggggacagggcggGCTGTGACATCCCAGTGCCTCTTGCAGATGCGGTCCCCAAACCTACCGTGCGTGCCATAGTGAACGGGGACAACCCGGAGCACTGTGAAGTCACCCTGGAGTGCTCGGTGCAGATGGAAGATGTGACCTATGAGTGGATGCCCCCCAGCAGGGTCATGACAACGGGCTCTAACAGCACGCTGCCCCTCTCCTTCAACCCCTCGCTGGAAACCTACACCTGCAGAGCCAGCAACCCCGTGTCCTCCAGCAGCGCCCAGCTGACCCGCAGGCACCCCTGCTCTTGGACAGGTACCGGCTGTACCAGGTGGCAGAACCTGGGTGGGATGGGTGGGAGGTGGTCCCCGGGTGTCCCAGGGGTCAGGGCTCTTTTCCCatgggctgggggtggcaggacccccccggggaaGGGGACCGTGGGGCTGCATGCTCCAGCCCTGCAGTGGTCCCGCTCGGGCTGGTCTCATGTCTTGGTTTTCCCTCTGCCTCCAGCTGAGTCCTCTGCTGTCACCACCGCCACCAAGACCAGCATGCTGATGTTGCTGggtcacctcctcctcctcttctttgcTCTGCCTTAATGACACGCTGTGGCTGATGTTGTCCGCTGTGGGGCTAGAACCTGGATGAAGCCCCCAGATGGCAAGTCTCTTGCAATGGCACTGCGAGAACCCCAACGACGCAAATCACCAAATGGACATCTAGCAGCTCAAAAATGCTCTCAGCCCTAGCTCTGAGACCTGAGCTGAGCCTTTCCTGCAGGTTCCCCATGGCAGTGGGCATCCTCGGCTCTCACCTGGTGTCTGCCAGCCACTGGGGGGGCAATGCCGTTAGGGGACTGGTGTGTGATGTGGTCATGATGGACGGTACACAGCACGTGGCACTTTCAGGGAAAGTGCAGGATACGGCCAGTGCAGCCCCACATCCAGTCGTGGAGCACCGGGGCATGACCATGAGACAGTTAAGGTTGACTTTTCTCAGCCCAGAAAGGCTCAATATTGGAATTATGTTGTATGCACGCagtaaattatttcctttccacGTCAGTCCTCATGTTTTTGGGTGCATGTGCTTCATTCCTCCTGGCTTGGtgccccctcctcctgctccccctttCCTCTGGGCTGGGGTTTGGTGTCGGTGGCAGTGGGTGCCTGGGGACCAGGGGTGATAGGGGAGCTGTGTTTGTCCCCACTGCCCTCGCTGGAGAGAGGAGCCCTTCTACAGCTGTCCCCTGCGGGAGCAGCTGGGGGtgcacggggcagggggacgTGCCTTGTGAGTGACGGTGACATCCCTGAGCCTGCaaggggggacagggacatcgCACAGGGCCACAGCTGCctggggtgctgcagctcctgtcaACTCCAGCAAATCagatggagaaaatgaagaattggGCTCTCTTCTCCCTACAACCCAAGAGCAAACTTCCCAGATCCATCACTAAATAAAGGCTCCTAGGGCCAGATTCACCAAAGGGGTGGCATGGACCTCAGTGGCTCATTTGAGAATCAGGAACAAGCACGAGTTGTTCCAGCTCCCGGGTTTAATAAGAGGCCCAGGGTAATTCCTCGTGTGTGGCAGCGTGAGATTTCAGTACCAATGTGGGTTTCGACAGAAAGCCCCCTCCAAAGCATTAGCTGGTGCCTCGCTCACCTTTCCAGCCAGGAGACTTCAGCCCGAGCTGCCTGGTTTCTGATGGGGAAACCAGCAGCATGTAGGATCCTCCTTTCCAGGTAAAGGGAGTTTTTCTGTGAGCTCCCATCACCATTTGTCCTATCCTCGCCCCTTCATCCTTCCTGGATGGCGATTCGTGCTGTCTGAATGATTTCTCTTGGTGGTTGGGGGTGTTCAAACCCTGACAGAACCACGGTCCCCCTTGGGGACTGTCCCAACGCCCTGCCCACGCGACCAAGCCGGTGCGAGAACACTGAAGAGCACATCAATGGGAGAGACCCTTCCTGAGCACCGGCTCTTGGTGGGATTtctgctggggcagctgggtGCTCTGCTCAATGCCCCCAGCTGACATCCCCAACCCCTCCATCATCAGACCAAGGTGATGTCCAAGCCCTCTCTCATCCAGCTGCTTCAGCATCCTCCGAGCCGGCTGCCAAATTTCGGCTGAGCCCACGCTCCTTGCATGCTGTGAGAAAGGAGCAGAGTCCCCTCTGTACTGCTCTTACTCATTCTTTCTATTTTACACCTCTGCTGAGCTCTTCCCTTTCCTGGGAAAGGCCTTGCTTTCTCAGACAGATGCTTTCTGAGTGGGAAGGAACGGCCCAGCAGGACGCCAGGGAGCACTGGCTGGTTTGGTGTGGTTTTAGGCATAACTTTGCTTTTTAGtgttagaaataatttattggTGACAAAAGTCGTGGAGCGCTCAGAGCTCTGCTCCGCTGAAAAATGGTGAAGCGCATAAATTCAACTTTTATTTCACCCTGACACTTAAATTTGGTCTGTTTTAAACCAGCGGAGGAACTTGTGCTTTGTGCTCTTGCCTCTGCTCTCTTCCGCAAACCAGGagagaaaaagtaagaaaaactCGAAAAgagcaataggaaaaaaacaaaccaaaaccttCTCCCATTGTAAAGCAGCAACGCTTTGCAGGCCAAGCAGCGGCGGAGATGAATAATTCATTCCactaaaaacacaaaaacaaccaagCTCTTCTCGCCCCTTCCCAGCAATGGAACGTGCGGGCGGTGTTTTCCCCGCGCTCCCCATCCCCGATGCTCACTGAGCATGGTCCCTGCTCCATCcatgtcccctccctgccccttcAACATGGGGGGCACCCACAGGAGTGGGGACTGTCCCTGCCCCCAAGtcctggctgggctgggcccATGGGGATGGGGTTAAGCGGTGCAGGAGCAAACTGGGGCAAAAAGATGCTCAGCCTGAGACCAAGGGTTGGGCTTCTCCTCGATGGGTGTTAAAGGccacctctgctcctgcttgCGGCGAGGCCACGGAGCTGAAGCTGCAGGCCGGGACCACCAAGGGTCCCATGCATCCAGAGCAGGTTAATCCCGAAATATCCAGTGTTTTTCCTGCAGCGAGGGGCCCTGGTGAGCTTTGTGGCTGCTGTGGTGTGGGATCCGCTTGTGTCACCACCTCTTTCCCCTCCACCGCATTCACAGGCTCTGGACAGCCCCAGGAAGCTGTTACCGtacatgaaataattttcttactggctgtttcctcttctcttggGTTTGGGTTAAGGACCTGCGGCTGGATGATGTAGTTCTGGTGAAAACGATAAATCAATGGTCCGGGTCCTTCTGCAAGTCTCTCTGGTGCTCTCCAGTGAAGCATTCAGCAGTGACTCTATGCTTTGAATAGTTTCCACTCGAGAAAAACAGTCATTCTGctgaaaaaacaggaaacacaTGGCCCACAGCAGTGTCTCTGATTTGAGTACACCTGGTCTTATAATGAGCCCAGCAGCAGATATTAGCTTCACTCCGGCAGCAGCTCCGTGAAGCGAggcatgggctgcagcgtgtgTCTCTGGCTGGTCGTCTCCTTCTGCCGCGTCTGGGGTACGTACGCCTTCCTATCTGCAAAATACGTGGTTCGGGTGGTTCGGGGATCGTCAGGTCTTAGGACTTTTAGAAACTGCGAGCCGTGCGCTGGGTGGGCAGgcagataaatataaatattcatcTGGAAGACAAATGACTCACAACTCCAGGCTGGATGTGCCGTGCATCCCTAATACGCTCCTACCAGGCAGACCGAGGGAGGAGTGAATAAAAGACGCTGGAGGAACAAAGATGGTGATGGACAGAGCGTATTTGCAGTAACAAAGTACTCCGCGTGTGTTTTAACGGGGTATTAACAGCACCGAGCAAATCATTCGGTACCAGATGTGGGCTGGGGTATGGGAGATGTGTGGTAGATTTGGCAGATTTGGGCAGATTTTAGCTCAGGTTGCCTCAGCTGGAGGTGCCAGTGGGCTGGGAGATGGTACCTGAGCAGTAAAATGTGTGTAGGAGTGGGAGCGGGTGAAGTCTGGGGACGTTGTCgctttctgcttaaaaatgaaTGATCCAAACCCTTCCGGATCGGCTCTGGATCTGAGACCCCTCCAGGCCCAGCATCCACAGTCCCTGTGGTGCAGAGGGTCGGGGGACACCCAGAAAACCCAGGAGGGGTCGGGGCAGTGCCAGGGCGCGGGGTCCTCCCTTCCAAGGGCTGCAGGACGTAGCGGGAGGGTGCTGAGAAAGGTTCAGTGTTAAACCTGTGCAGAAGTTTGGGGGGAGATGGGGCCCCTGAGCCGAGCAGAGGGAGGTCAGCGATGAATCCTGACCCTCTTTTTGGAGCCAGCCCagcgtccccatccctggggacaCTGTGTCCCCCCACAGCCCACTGCGTCATCGCCGGGCACAAACCGAAGGCTTCGGCCAGGAAACCGGCAGCTTCGCGGAGCTGGGGTTTCTGCTCGTCTCTGCTGGCTCACTGTTACTAGAATACCTGCCCTTGAAATCTCCCCGGGGTTTTCTGCCCGGCCAGCATGCCGAAAGTCCCATGAACACAATACCTGACGCAAGGGCTGCTTCGGACCCTGCGCGTCGCTTGCGTTCCTCCAGCCCCTCCGGCTGGGTTTGTGCGGATGCTTTTGGCCCTCTTCGCATCCCTCCTACAGCATCCCTGCACCAGCCGAGCCGCCTTCCCCATGGGGAAACAGCTGCTCTCCCCGGGAGCTGCTTCTTGCCGGGGCAGAGGGTTTTTCTAACGTGATGCAAAAAGGGCTTTTCCATTCGGTAATTAATCAGGAGCTTAACCGCCGCGCTCCAGGCCGCCGAGAAAAGACAACATCCAGCTCCGTGCTGGGCCTTACAGTAAacgtggcagctgctgggtcAGCCGGGGCTCGGCATTTCTGCGGGATAACGGCCGTGTCTGCATGGCTGGGTCGGCGCCGTGGAGACGTAATTCACAGGGACAGCTCTgaagctgctgtgttttgtgccacggagggggaaaaaataagtgatGGCATGTACTCGGGACGGTgggagaggaaaacagtcacCCTGAGCTCTCTTGTGGTTTTTACTGGAACCATATGTGCAGCAGGAGAGGCGGATACTGGGCTTATCTGGGCCCCACCAGGCTTGCTCTTCTGCAGTGAGTCCCacactttccttttcccttctgggACAAGCCTCCACCTTGATGGAAGGAAGTGGGGGTGACACGGTGGGGTCCCCTCCGTGCTCCAGCAGCGAGCAGTGCTGAGCTCTCCACGCTATTTCCTACAAAAACAAGCTCAGGGTTCACGGAGGCTGTGGGCTAATGTGAATCATGGGGTCACAGCCTGAAGCAGGAAAGGGTTGGGTAGAAGGGTAGAAGCCCTGAGTTGCACCTCTCCCAGGACTGCTGGGTGGGCAGGATGCTTTTGGGTACGTTGGGGTGCACGCACAGTCCCACCATCACTGGAGCTGCTCAATCGCCCTCTTGGGAAGAGACAAGAGACACCCAAGAGACACCATGGGACCACCTCGTCTCCTCGCTGCCTGCCAGATCCTGGgtgagaggagaagggagagccAGCCTGTGGGGCTTTGTTTCCTGCAATTCCTCAAAGAAAACTCCCCAGGGAGGTATCTGTAGCAGCAGCACTTCAGGGAGGCGCATGCCTTGACGCACACCCAGCCACAGGCTTTGGCCGAGGGCCACCAAGCATCGCTTCCCTCCAAGTGGCCCTGGTGTCACCAAGACTGCTCCAGGGTGCTCCGGCCACCCCATGGGCATCACCTCTCCATGGGACCAGGGCCACAATCGCCTTCCCCTGCTCGAGGTGGCCCCGCTCCAGCGGGTGCTGAAGGGATCCCTGTGAGCTGGGAGCACGCAGGGACGTTGGGGCACGGAGCCCCTCGCGTTCCCTCCTACCCTGAGAGCCGTGGCAGTCGCTGGTGCAGGATGTGGTGCGCGAGCAAAGGTTCAGGCGGGCTGAAAATGCAGTTCAGTAAAGCAGCCGAGCAGATTGTTGAGCAGATGCCATCTCCAGATTACCAGGGTGGGTCCAACACCGTTCCCTGCTCGTGCAGCTCGGGTGGCATCTgttctccagcagcaccagggagggCGCAGCTTCTGCGAGCCCTCCGGGCTGTCCTCATGCATCTCTGCCTGCGTCAGCccttctctctgctctcctcccagGCATGGGCCGCGGGACGAGGGAGACTGTGCTGGGCACGCTGGGGAAGGCGACGGTTCTGTGGATCCCCCAGGAATTCCAGGACCTCACCCAGAGATTTGGGGTGGCCGTGTGGAAGCGGGACACAGAGGACCCGCATAGCAAGGACGTCCTGCTCAAGTACTTGGATGGAAACTACACCAACTACAATCCGAGCCAGAACCGCTTCCACTCCTCCAACTTCTCGCTGGAGATCCTCAGCACCAAGCGGCAGGACCAGAGGCTCTACGAGTACATCACCAGCAAGGACACGGAGGAGAAGGTCTG
Proteins encoded in this region:
- the LOC106049205 gene encoding natural killer cell receptor 2B4 isoform X3 yields the protein MMQTRAAASWCEDRAVPAGGELRLLPKEPPPAWEALEWRVALASGTQLVIVRASKDKIQVLKGPFSGRATFLPATLSLSISPVTQADSGNYSAEFDTESGFIPHQRFCVSVWETVGRPNLEVRVLQQEQGRCNISLLCSVPGAANVSYSWSHDGAPLGHGNVLPVHGDSEPRTYVCNASNPASWSMASIDTKTVCFPSPTVSSILGWAVAVPLVLAVSIVAFVACWCWRKRRKDSSAGDESPQHGGCNRSSLALTLQAPPEHVEPSLTVYEEVGKVQAGQDLNRNREANAVGNTIYAVVSTKAQGPRTFQEPQTCTIYSTIQATKKSPSIRRKKLDPALVCTAYTEPTVPLKHWSPPPRSLSLSPVDHHLS
- the LOC106049205 gene encoding natural killer cell receptor 2B4 isoform X2, translating into MEQLRDVLPAPWMVLCLVLWVAAQLPAGGQGCEDRAVPAGGELRLLPKEPPPAWEALEWRVALASGTQLVIVRASKDKIQVLKGPFSGRATFLPATLSLSISPVTQADSGNYSAEFDTESGFIPHQRFCVSVWETVGRPNLEVRVLQQEQGRCNISLLCSVPGAANVSYSWSHDGAPLGHGNVLPVHGDSEPRTYVCNASNPASWSMASIDTKTVCFPSPTVSSILGWAVAVPLVLAVSIVAFVACWCWRKRRKDSSAAPPEHVEPSLTVYEEVGKVQAGQDLNRNREANAVGNTIYAVVSTKAQGPRTFQEPQTCTIYSTIQATKKSPSIRRKKLDPALVCTAYTEPTVPLKHWSPPPRSLSLSPVDHHLS
- the LOC106049205 gene encoding natural killer cell receptor 2B4 isoform X1; amino-acid sequence: MEQLRDVLPAPWMVLCLVLWVAAQLPAGGQGCEDRAVPAGGELRLLPKEPPPAWEALEWRVALASGTQLVIVRASKDKIQVLKGPFSGRATFLPATLSLSISPVTQADSGNYSAEFDTESGFIPHQRFCVSVWETVGRPNLEVRVLQQEQGRCNISLLCSVPGAANVSYSWSHDGAPLGHGNVLPVHGDSEPRTYVCNASNPASWSMASIDTKTVCFPSPTVSSILGWAVAVPLVLAVSIVAFVACWCWRKRRKDSSAGDESPQHGGCNRSSLALTLQAPPEHVEPSLTVYEEVGKVQAGQDLNRNREANAVGNTIYAVVSTKAQGPRTFQEPQTCTIYSTIQATKKSPSIRRKKLDPALVCTAYTEPTVPLKHWSPPPRSLSLSPVDHHLS
- the LOC106049230 gene encoding SLAM family member 8-like, with the protein product MAVGLAAGLLFISIVQARVQVASPQAVGVVGGVVYLSPPPNSQKTTYHQSHWRCGSSLKVAIHENGKEVRYPNGPFKGRLQLFSNNTLKISSLQKNDSNIYWVYLEDEVGKEHTGSIYLKVYDAVPKPTVRAIVNGDNPEHCEVTLECSVQMEDVTYEWMPPSRVMTTGSNSTLPLSFNPSLETYTCRASNPVSSSSAQLTRRHPCSWTAESSAVTTATKTSMLMLLGHLLLLFFALP